A genomic stretch from Anaerobranca californiensis DSM 14826 includes:
- the ftsE gene encoding cell division ATP-binding protein FtsE, with protein sequence MIEIKNASKVYNGSNVPALEEISLNVERGEFVFLVGPSGAGKSTLIKLIFREQLPTKGQIYFKGKDIAKYTKKELLEHRRRIGMVFQDYKLIKGKTVFENVAFALEVLGRSPKEIRKKVNEALEKVGLSDKKGKFPKELSGGEQQRVGIARAIVKDPLLLLADEPTGNLDRDNALQIMELFEKINKEGTTVLIATHAWDLVDQMQKRVVALSGGVLTRDGQGGYSNE encoded by the coding sequence TTGATTGAGATTAAAAATGCAAGTAAAGTATATAATGGCAGCAATGTCCCAGCATTAGAAGAAATATCTTTAAATGTAGAGCGGGGAGAATTTGTTTTTTTAGTAGGACCTAGTGGTGCCGGTAAAAGTACCTTAATTAAATTGATTTTCCGGGAACAATTGCCTACAAAAGGGCAAATATACTTTAAAGGTAAAGATATAGCTAAGTACACTAAAAAAGAGCTTTTAGAACACCGGAGACGTATAGGAATGGTTTTTCAAGATTACAAATTAATTAAAGGAAAAACAGTTTTTGAAAATGTAGCCTTTGCTTTAGAAGTATTGGGAAGGTCCCCTAAGGAAATAAGAAAAAAAGTAAATGAAGCTTTGGAAAAAGTAGGGCTTAGTGATAAAAAAGGTAAGTTTCCTAAAGAACTTTCCGGTGGAGAACAGCAGAGGGTGGGGATAGCCCGGGCAATCGTTAAGGATCCCCTTTTGCTATTAGCTGATGAGCCAACAGGGAATTTAGACCGGGATAATGCCTTACAGATAATGGAGCTTTTTGAAAAAATCAATAAAGAAGGAACAACTGTCTTAATTGCCACCCATGCTTGGGACCTGGTAGATCAAATGCAAAAGCGGGTTGTGGCTTTATCAGGAGGAGTGTTAACTAGGGACGGACAGGGGGGTTACAGTAATGAATAG
- a CDS encoding DUF3048 domain-containing protein, whose product MGRYITIFLIVLLLFSSVVSPVYANNRGRVDELKEEISELEKMIKLLNEDIDNRLKRIEELEKELITTEREMEQNAEKLAQAQERYDEILKNFAGRVRSAYMKGGASYIEILLDAESFGELIIRLAYLRNILNRDAQLVSGIREERDEINNRLLAMEKQRKIIEDRRYQMKAERLNLEEQRKALDKLLASSKEDLEEELAALPQAESKPIYGVVYDNHPSARPQHGLSKASLVYEYEVEGRMTRYLALFADLPTKVGPIRSAREHSIMLAWENDVNFISAGGSKDNLDRISQWGVSYTNALAHPAFYRDSSRSAPHNLYVNLATLNRATPSGEKVIRPGNLSRKGQPANTINISYSNTYRVTYQYDGEKKAYKRLINDVPHRDATGEEIFARNVIIQYTAHPTDLFRRPTPEVVGEGAIDFYALGQHFRGKWVKESPSSPTRFYYEDGQEIERIYGATWIQIARP is encoded by the coding sequence ATGGGTCGTTATATAACAATTTTTTTGATAGTTCTACTCCTTTTTTCCAGTGTGGTATCTCCTGTTTATGCAAATAACAGGGGAAGGGTCGATGAACTAAAAGAAGAAATCTCTGAATTAGAAAAAATGATTAAACTCCTTAATGAAGATATAGATAATAGATTAAAAAGGATAGAAGAACTAGAAAAAGAACTAATAACTACTGAAAGGGAAATGGAACAAAATGCAGAAAAATTAGCTCAAGCCCAAGAGAGGTATGATGAAATATTAAAAAACTTTGCCGGTAGGGTACGGAGTGCTTACATGAAAGGTGGAGCATCATACATAGAAATTTTATTGGATGCAGAGAGTTTTGGAGAGTTAATTATTAGGCTAGCATATTTAAGGAATATTCTAAACAGAGATGCCCAACTTGTCAGTGGTATTAGAGAGGAAAGGGATGAAATAAATAACCGTCTGTTAGCCATGGAAAAGCAGCGGAAAATAATAGAAGACCGCCGATATCAAATGAAAGCTGAACGCCTTAATTTAGAAGAGCAACGGAAGGCATTAGATAAACTCCTTGCTAGCTCTAAAGAGGATTTAGAGGAAGAATTGGCAGCTTTACCTCAGGCAGAAAGTAAACCTATATATGGTGTTGTTTATGATAATCATCCTAGTGCCCGTCCTCAACATGGACTATCTAAAGCTAGTTTAGTCTATGAGTATGAAGTGGAAGGGAGAATGACCCGATACTTAGCCCTTTTTGCCGATTTGCCAACTAAAGTAGGTCCTATTCGCAGTGCTAGGGAACACAGTATAATGCTGGCATGGGAAAATGATGTTAACTTTATTTCTGCCGGTGGTAGTAAAGATAACTTAGATAGAATTTCCCAATGGGGGGTAAGCTATACTAACGCTTTGGCCCATCCGGCATTTTATCGAGATTCTTCCAGATCTGCACCCCATAACTTATATGTAAATTTAGCAACATTAAATAGGGCTACCCCTTCAGGAGAGAAGGTTATTCGTCCTGGTAATTTAAGTAGAAAGGGTCAGCCAGCTAATACCATAAATATTTCCTACAGCAATACATACAGGGTTACCTATCAATATGATGGGGAGAAAAAGGCATATAAGCGGTTAATAAATGATGTTCCCCATCGGGATGCTACCGGTGAAGAAATTTTTGCTAGAAATGTAATTATTCAATATACTGCCCATCCCACTGATTTATTCCGTCGTCCTACCCCGGAAGTGGTAGGGGAAGGGGCTATTGATTTTTACGCTTTAGGTCAACATTTTAGAGGAAAATGGGTAAAAGAAAGTCCAAGCTCACCAACCCGTTTCTATTATGAAGATGGTCAGGAAATAGAACGGATTTACGGTGCTACTTGGATACAAATTGCAAGGCCTTAG
- the fabG gene encoding 3-oxoacyl-[acyl-carrier-protein] reductase, whose product MKLKGKVAVVTGASRGIGKAIALKLAEEGAKVVVNYNSSEEEAQKVVNAILEIGGEGIAVKGNIADYNQSQQLIEKTLEEFQRVDILVNNAGITRDNLLLRMSEEDFDQVIDVNLKGYFNCTKAVIRPMLKNKKGKIINITSVIGITGNTGQSNYAAAKAGVIGFTKSLAKELGGKGINVNAVAPGFIQTDMTDKLPEEIKRKIGENIPLKTFGKPEDVAKLVVFLASSDSDYITGQIIGVDGGLAL is encoded by the coding sequence ATGAAGTTAAAAGGGAAAGTTGCTGTGGTGACCGGTGCTTCAAGGGGGATTGGAAAAGCCATTGCTCTAAAGTTAGCTGAAGAAGGAGCAAAGGTTGTTGTTAACTACAATTCCAGTGAGGAAGAAGCTCAAAAGGTTGTCAATGCTATATTAGAAATAGGTGGAGAAGGAATTGCTGTTAAAGGTAATATCGCCGATTATAACCAGAGTCAACAACTAATAGAAAAAACCCTAGAAGAATTTCAAAGGGTTGATATCTTAGTAAACAATGCTGGAATAACTAGAGATAATCTATTACTCCGAATGAGTGAAGAAGATTTTGATCAAGTAATAGATGTAAACTTAAAGGGATATTTTAATTGCACTAAGGCAGTTATTAGGCCAATGCTAAAAAACAAAAAGGGCAAAATTATCAATATAACTTCAGTTATCGGGATTACAGGAAATACAGGGCAAAGTAATTATGCCGCTGCTAAAGCTGGGGTTATTGGATTTACTAAATCTTTGGCAAAGGAATTAGGGGGAAAAGGTATCAATGTTAATGCTGTAGCTCCAGGATTTATTCAAACAGATATGACAGATAAATTGCCGGAAGAAATAAAAAGGAAAATCGGTGAGAATATTCCTTTAAAAACCTTTGGTAAACCAGAAGATGTGGCGAAACTCGTGGTATTTTTAGCTAGTAGTGATAGTGATTATATTACTGGTCAAATAATAGGGGTAGATGGTGGTTTAGCCCTATAA
- the feoB gene encoding ferrous iron transport protein B — protein sequence MAVIALVGNPNVGKSIFFNYLTGNYVEVSNFPGTTVDISSGKLGEHLIIDTPGVYRISSSNDEEKVTKKVILDADMIINVVDANNLERDLFLTLQLLDMGKPMVIALNMMDEAKKNGRKIDIEGLSGYLGVEVIPTIAVKQVGLDKVKRTLTLGKIGKLDQKKPSIQEGILILEEDPEMFKKYKTSSKNLREDYYLYRRERVNKICSKVVTDIKTREIEGNFSEKLNYLLIHPLYGFIILISVLAVVYGFIGKLISGYVVDFTEGYLMEELLIPGLIKLISIWVTPQSLIGNLLLGEFGLFTLTIKYLFGLLLPLVVSFYFVMSLMEDSGYLPRVAVLLDKYLSKIGLNGKGIIPIILGFGCVTMATITTRILGTQKERTIATILLAISIPCSAQMAVILSLLSSLGGYYITIYFLTMIFIFIIVGKLTSLLLPGKSNPLLLDIPNLRFPKMKNVFKKTYYKTLNFLQDALPLFAIGAMLIGGLNYFTVLDRFQNYLSPLTVNWLKLPKETANIFIMGLIRRDFGTAGLIGLTLTLEQTLISLVTITLFVPCIASIMVILKERGIITGVITVLLSISIAFFTGGLLARLLL from the coding sequence ATGGCTGTAATTGCCTTAGTGGGAAATCCTAATGTTGGTAAATCAATTTTTTTTAATTATCTAACAGGCAATTATGTAGAAGTTTCAAATTTTCCTGGAACAACGGTAGATATTAGTAGTGGTAAATTAGGAGAACATTTGATTATAGATACACCGGGAGTATATCGCATATCTTCCTCTAATGATGAAGAAAAGGTGACAAAAAAAGTAATCTTAGATGCCGATATGATAATCAATGTTGTCGATGCTAATAACTTAGAAAGAGATCTTTTTTTAACTTTACAACTACTGGATATGGGTAAACCTATGGTGATTGCTTTGAATATGATGGATGAAGCTAAAAAAAATGGCAGAAAAATAGATATAGAAGGATTATCTGGATATTTAGGAGTAGAAGTAATTCCAACCATTGCAGTGAAACAGGTAGGTTTAGATAAAGTTAAAAGGACCTTAACTTTAGGGAAAATTGGAAAGTTAGATCAGAAAAAACCTTCTATTCAAGAAGGAATCTTAATATTAGAGGAAGATCCTGAAATGTTTAAAAAATATAAAACTTCTTCTAAGAACTTAAGGGAAGATTATTATTTATACAGAAGGGAAAGGGTAAATAAAATTTGTTCTAAAGTAGTTACAGATATAAAAACTAGGGAAATAGAGGGGAATTTTTCTGAAAAACTAAATTACCTTTTAATACATCCCCTTTATGGATTTATTATTTTAATAAGTGTATTAGCAGTAGTATATGGATTTATAGGAAAGTTGATTTCAGGATATGTAGTAGATTTTACAGAAGGGTATCTTATGGAAGAACTTTTAATACCAGGGCTAATAAAATTAATAAGTATTTGGGTTACCCCCCAGTCCTTAATTGGCAACTTGTTGTTAGGAGAATTTGGGCTTTTTACTTTAACTATTAAGTACTTATTTGGACTACTTTTACCATTAGTAGTAAGTTTTTATTTTGTAATGTCTTTAATGGAAGATAGTGGGTACTTACCTAGGGTAGCAGTACTACTGGATAAATATTTATCTAAAATTGGTTTAAATGGCAAAGGAATTATTCCTATAATTCTCGGGTTTGGTTGTGTAACCATGGCTACAATTACTACAAGGATATTGGGAACTCAGAAGGAGAGAACTATAGCTACAATTCTTTTAGCTATAAGTATCCCTTGTAGTGCTCAAATGGCAGTAATTCTCAGTCTGTTATCTTCATTAGGGGGATATTACATAACTATTTATTTCTTAACAATGATTTTTATATTTATAATTGTTGGTAAGTTAACATCCCTTTTGTTACCGGGGAAATCCAACCCTTTATTATTAGATATACCTAATTTACGGTTTCCTAAAATGAAAAATGTCTTTAAAAAAACATATTATAAGACTTTAAATTTTTTACAAGATGCCCTACCATTATTCGCCATTGGAGCTATGTTAATCGGTGGATTAAATTATTTTACAGTATTAGATCGGTTTCAAAACTATTTATCACCACTAACAGTTAACTGGCTTAAATTACCTAAAGAAACCGCCAATATCTTTATTATGGGCCTTATTCGACGGGATTTTGGCACAGCGGGGTTAATTGGTTTAACTTTAACTTTAGAGCAAACTTTGATTTCATTAGTAACAATAACCTTATTTGTTCCCTGTATTGCCAGCATAATGGTAATTTTAAAAGAGAGGGGGATTATTACAGGGGTTATTACCGTCCTTTTGAGTATCTCCATTGCCTTTTTCACCGGGGGTCTATTGGCAAGATTATTGTTATAA
- a CDS encoding FeoA family protein, translated as MFLSDCKRGDKVEIVDITDNWGRTVVIPFGIVKGSKVICQAVIPNGPVVIKKGQGTIALGYPLASKILVKRRWG; from the coding sequence ATGTTTTTAAGTGATTGTAAAAGGGGAGATAAGGTGGAAATTGTAGATATCACTGATAACTGGGGAAGAACGGTGGTAATTCCCTTTGGTATCGTTAAGGGAAGTAAGGTAATTTGTCAAGCTGTCATCCCAAATGGACCTGTTGTTATAAAAAAGGGGCAGGGGACAATTGCCTTAGGTTACCCCTTAGCATCAAAAATTTTGGTTAAAAGGAGGTGGGGCTAA
- the fabD gene encoding ACP S-malonyltransferase, with amino-acid sequence MNKLAFLFPGQGSQVVGMGQDLQENFPLAREIIDKCNNILGYNLWEIIEKGPKDKLDLTENTQPAILTISYILSELLKEAGVKPLKAAGLSLGEYSALVCGGVISYEEALPLVKKRGEIMQKAVPLGTGGMVALLGATVDKVESLLKEIKSGYVKVANYNCPGQYVVTGETSAIDEVLAKAKEYGIKRAVKLDVSGPFHSKFLEKAGIKLQGELEKIPFNEPQIQIYSNVTAQRYSNGQEIKELLVKQVSHPVLWEQTIQNMINDGVFGFVEVGPQKTLSAMVKKISTKVWVKNVEDSKTLEEFLQFYERI; translated from the coding sequence GTGAATAAATTAGCATTCCTTTTTCCAGGTCAAGGCTCACAGGTAGTGGGAATGGGTCAAGATTTGCAGGAAAACTTTCCCCTTGCCCGGGAAATTATAGATAAGTGCAATAATATTTTAGGTTATAACCTTTGGGAGATCATTGAAAAGGGTCCTAAAGACAAGTTAGATTTAACGGAAAATACTCAACCGGCTATTTTAACAATCAGCTATATTTTATCGGAATTACTAAAGGAGGCTGGGGTTAAGCCATTAAAAGCAGCGGGGTTGAGTTTAGGTGAATATAGTGCCCTTGTCTGTGGTGGGGTAATATCCTATGAAGAAGCCCTCCCTTTAGTTAAAAAAAGGGGAGAAATCATGCAAAAAGCTGTTCCTTTAGGAACAGGAGGGATGGTGGCTTTATTGGGAGCCACTGTAGATAAAGTAGAATCTTTGTTAAAGGAGATTAAAAGTGGTTATGTCAAAGTAGCTAATTATAACTGCCCAGGACAATATGTAGTTACTGGAGAAACCTCTGCAATAGATGAAGTGCTAGCTAAAGCTAAGGAATATGGAATAAAAAGGGCTGTAAAGCTAGATGTCAGTGGGCCCTTTCACTCAAAATTTTTAGAAAAAGCTGGCATTAAATTACAAGGGGAATTAGAAAAAATACCTTTTAATGAACCGCAAATCCAAATCTATAGTAACGTTACTGCCCAGAGGTATAGTAATGGACAAGAAATAAAAGAATTACTAGTAAAACAAGTTAGCCATCCTGTTCTTTGGGAACAGACTATTCAAAATATGATTAATGATGGAGTTTTTGGATTTGTAGAAGTAGGCCCACAAAAAACTTTATCAGCTATGGTTAAAAAAATATCAACAAAAGTTTGGGTAAAAAATGTAGAAGACTCTAAGACTTTAGAGGAGTTTCTCCAATTTTATGAAAGGATATAA
- a CDS encoding beta-ketoacyl-ACP synthase III, with the protein MGLNVKISGVGYSLPDKILTNRDLEKMVETSDEWITQRTGIKERRIAREDQPTSYFATEAAKKALSYAGLSPEELDLIILGTVTPDMSFPSTACIVQKNIGAKKAAAFDIQAACTGFIYGLAVGAQFIHNGVYKNVLVIGAETLSKITDYTDRNTCVLFGDGAGAVVLSPSSEEGIISVHLGADGRGGDLLSRPAGGSLKPITLENISSGEQYIKMAGQEVFKFAVKIINETSKECLEKGNLTNKDIDFFIPHQANIRIIESAVKRLEIPKEKVYVNLEKYGNMSAASIPVALGEVVEKGLIKKGDKVLMVGFGGGLTWGGIIIKW; encoded by the coding sequence ATGGGTTTAAATGTGAAGATTTCCGGGGTGGGATACTCACTTCCCGATAAAATATTAACAAATAGAGATTTAGAAAAAATGGTAGAAACCTCTGATGAATGGATTACCCAAAGGACGGGGATAAAAGAAAGGCGGATTGCCAGAGAGGATCAACCAACATCATATTTTGCAACAGAGGCGGCAAAAAAAGCTTTAAGTTACGCAGGTTTATCTCCAGAAGAATTAGATTTAATTATTTTAGGAACAGTTACACCTGATATGTCTTTTCCCTCCACCGCCTGTATAGTTCAAAAAAATATTGGAGCAAAAAAGGCAGCAGCCTTTGATATTCAAGCTGCCTGTACAGGATTTATTTACGGGTTAGCGGTGGGAGCCCAATTTATTCATAATGGGGTGTACAAAAATGTTCTAGTTATCGGGGCAGAAACATTATCTAAAATTACTGATTACACTGATAGAAATACCTGTGTATTATTTGGTGATGGAGCAGGGGCTGTGGTACTTTCTCCTTCATCGGAAGAAGGAATTATTTCAGTCCATCTAGGGGCAGATGGAAGGGGTGGAGATCTCTTATCAAGACCTGCTGGAGGTTCCTTAAAACCAATTACTTTAGAAAATATTTCAAGTGGTGAACAATACATTAAAATGGCGGGTCAAGAAGTATTTAAATTTGCAGTTAAAATAATCAATGAAACTAGTAAAGAATGCTTAGAAAAAGGAAATCTTACTAACAAAGACATTGATTTTTTCATACCCCATCAAGCAAATATTAGGATTATTGAATCGGCGGTAAAGAGATTGGAGATTCCTAAAGAGAAGGTATATGTTAATTTAGAAAAATATGGAAATATGTCGGCGGCTTCAATTCCTGTAGCCTTAGGAGAAGTTGTAGAAAAGGGGTTAATAAAAAAAGGAGATAAAGTATTAATGGTAGGCTTTGGTGGAGGTTTAACTTGGGGTGGAATAATTATAAAGTGGTAG
- the ftsX gene encoding permease-like cell division protein FtsX has protein sequence MNRYAFFYSLKQSVQSLTRNLWLAGITSGLIAISLVILGGFLLLTVNVNQFMFNIQSNVEIGVFLKDNVDIQGVKDKISAIPDVVSYSYIPKEQGLKDFAKTLGDPTLVKDLEGENNPIPDLIRVKVSDPEKVASVAQSLRLYPEVEMVDYGEELVSKVIQITRKLNALFLALSISIGFGAVFLIVTIIRLSVVARQEEVTVMKYLGASDNYIKFPFLMEGMVMGWTGTLLAVIVLALLYSQLVASLKGDALTLLFQPVTDSGRILPIFIGLSVAGTIVGGFGSIISIRKYLRV, from the coding sequence ATGAATAGATATGCCTTTTTTTACAGTTTAAAACAAAGTGTACAATCCCTAACTAGAAACCTATGGCTAGCAGGAATTACCTCTGGTCTTATTGCTATTTCATTGGTAATATTAGGTGGGTTTTTATTACTTACTGTCAATGTCAATCAATTTATGTTTAACATTCAATCTAATGTGGAAATAGGTGTTTTTTTGAAAGATAATGTTGATATCCAAGGGGTGAAAGATAAAATATCTGCAATCCCCGATGTGGTAAGTTATTCTTATATACCAAAAGAACAGGGTTTAAAGGATTTTGCTAAAACCTTAGGGGATCCAACTTTAGTTAAAGATTTAGAAGGAGAAAATAATCCTATACCAGATCTAATTAGAGTTAAGGTTTCAGACCCTGAAAAAGTAGCTTCAGTGGCCCAAAGCCTTAGACTATACCCTGAAGTAGAAATGGTGGATTATGGAGAGGAACTGGTTAGTAAAGTAATCCAAATTACCCGTAAATTAAATGCCTTATTTCTAGCATTAAGTATTTCCATCGGGTTTGGAGCAGTGTTTTTGATAGTAACAATTATTCGCTTATCTGTAGTAGCCCGCCAAGAAGAAGTAACTGTAATGAAATATTTAGGTGCTAGTGATAATTACATTAAATTCCCCTTCTTAATGGAGGGAATGGTAATGGGCTGGACGGGAACACTATTAGCAGTTATAGTCCTAGCTTTACTATATAGTCAATTAGTAGCTTCATTAAAAGGAGATGCCCTGACTTTACTATTTCAGCCAGTAACTGATAGTGGAAGGATTTTACCTATCTTTATTGGATTATCGGTGGCAGGGACTATAGTTGGTGGATTTGGCAGTATTATCTCTATCAGAAAATACTTACGGGTTTAA
- the fabF gene encoding beta-ketoacyl-ACP synthase II: MKKRVVVTGMGVVTPLGNTIEEFWNNLLKGVSGVDYITYFDTEDFPTKIGAQVKDFQGEKYMDKKELKKTDKFVQYAIAAAIEGWKDAGFKEGEYNPHKVGVVIGSGIGGIETFEQQHKIYLEKGVRRISPFFVPMMISNMAAGGVSIALGAKGPVSSVVTACATGTNAIGDAFKIIQRGDADVMVAGGAEAAITPMGLGGFCAARAVSTNNDDPQKASRPFDKNRDGFVMGEGAGVVILESLEHAQRRKAKILAEVVGYGWASDAFHVVQPAPKGEGGARAMELALIDAGISPEKIDYINAHGTSTDFNDRLETEAIKSIFKEHAYKLNISSTKSMTGHLLGAAGAIEFIACVMTVLEDKIHPTINYETPDPDCDLNYTPNKFVERRVNYAMSNSLGFGGHNATLVVKKWQS, translated from the coding sequence ATGAAAAAACGGGTTGTAGTTACCGGAATGGGAGTTGTTACTCCGTTAGGGAATACAATAGAAGAATTTTGGAATAATTTATTAAAGGGAGTAAGCGGTGTAGATTATATAACCTACTTCGATACCGAAGATTTCCCTACTAAAATAGGGGCTCAGGTTAAGGATTTCCAAGGGGAAAAGTATATGGACAAAAAGGAGCTTAAAAAAACTGATAAATTTGTCCAATATGCTATAGCTGCAGCAATTGAAGGATGGAAAGATGCTGGTTTTAAAGAAGGGGAATATAATCCCCATAAAGTTGGAGTGGTTATCGGTTCTGGAATTGGTGGTATAGAAACCTTTGAACAACAACATAAAATTTATTTAGAAAAAGGTGTTAGGAGAATAAGTCCATTTTTTGTTCCAATGATGATTTCCAATATGGCGGCAGGGGGAGTGTCTATTGCCTTAGGGGCTAAAGGGCCTGTCTCCTCTGTTGTTACCGCTTGTGCTACAGGAACTAATGCCATTGGCGATGCTTTCAAAATTATTCAACGGGGAGATGCCGATGTAATGGTTGCAGGTGGGGCAGAAGCAGCCATTACCCCTATGGGTTTAGGAGGCTTTTGTGCTGCTAGGGCCGTTTCTACTAACAATGATGATCCTCAAAAGGCCAGCAGACCCTTTGATAAAAATCGAGATGGTTTTGTAATGGGGGAAGGGGCTGGTGTAGTTATTTTAGAATCATTAGAACATGCCCAAAGGAGAAAAGCTAAAATTTTAGCAGAAGTTGTTGGCTACGGTTGGGCATCTGATGCCTTCCATGTAGTACAACCTGCACCAAAAGGTGAAGGGGGAGCAAGGGCTATGGAATTAGCTTTAATTGATGCTGGAATATCCCCAGAGAAAATTGATTATATAAATGCCCATGGAACTAGTACAGATTTTAATGATCGCCTTGAGACAGAAGCCATTAAATCTATTTTTAAAGAACATGCTTATAAGCTAAATATTAGTTCAACTAAGTCAATGACCGGCCATTTATTAGGAGCAGCAGGGGCTATAGAGTTTATAGCCTGTGTCATGACTGTATTGGAAGATAAGATTCATCCAACAATTAACTATGAAACTCCCGACCCCGATTGTGATTTAAACTATACACCTAACAAGTTCGTAGAGAGAAGG
- the fabK gene encoding enoyl-[acyl-carrier-protein] reductase FabK translates to MIKTKLCDMLGIKYPIIQGGMAWLATYELAAAVSEAGGLGIIGAGNAPPSWVEDQIDKLRERTDKPFGVNVMLLSPYASQVIDVVIKKRVPVVTTGAGNPGPYVEKLKEAGCKIIPVVPSVALAKRMERIGVDGIIGEGMEAGGHIGDLTTMVMIPQLVDAVKIPVIAAGGIGDGRGFAAALALGAQGIQVGTRFVCAQECIAHPAYKEMFIKAKDRDTVVTGRSTGHPVRSLKNKFVKEFELKEKGGADPQELEKLGIGRYRLAAIEGDVVQGSVLAGQVAAMITKVEPAKDIIDELVADCYSTIKFMGRLYGE, encoded by the coding sequence ATGATCAAAACTAAACTTTGTGATATGTTAGGAATAAAATATCCAATTATTCAAGGGGGGATGGCTTGGTTAGCTACATATGAATTGGCTGCAGCAGTTTCAGAAGCAGGTGGTTTAGGGATCATAGGGGCAGGAAATGCTCCCCCTTCTTGGGTTGAAGATCAAATCGATAAACTAAGGGAGAGGACGGATAAACCTTTTGGTGTAAATGTCATGCTTCTTTCCCCTTATGCTTCCCAGGTGATAGATGTGGTGATAAAAAAGAGGGTTCCGGTAGTAACTACAGGTGCTGGAAATCCAGGACCATATGTGGAAAAATTGAAGGAAGCTGGATGTAAAATTATTCCAGTAGTGCCTTCTGTAGCATTAGCTAAAAGGATGGAGAGAATAGGTGTAGATGGAATTATTGGAGAAGGAATGGAAGCAGGGGGACATATTGGGGATTTAACGACTATGGTAATGATTCCCCAATTAGTTGATGCCGTTAAAATCCCAGTCATTGCCGCTGGAGGAATTGGTGATGGAAGGGGCTTTGCAGCGGCATTGGCTCTAGGAGCCCAAGGGATTCAAGTTGGTACCCGTTTTGTCTGTGCCCAGGAATGTATTGCCCATCCGGCATATAAAGAGATGTTTATTAAAGCTAAGGATCGGGATACTGTGGTAACGGGAAGGAGTACCGGCCATCCAGTAAGAAGTTTAAAAAACAAGTTTGTTAAAGAATTTGAGTTAAAAGAAAAAGGGGGAGCAGACCCCCAAGAATTAGAAAAACTAGGAATAGGTAGATATAGATTAGCAGCTATTGAAGGGGATGTAGTTCAAGGGAGTGTACTAGCTGGACAAGTGGCTGCAATGATTACAAAGGTAGAGCCGGCAAAAGATATTATCGATGAATTAGTAGCAGATTGTTATAGTACCATTAAATTTATGGGGAGGTTATATGGTGAATAA
- a CDS encoding DUF362 domain-containing protein: protein MAHKISNACIECGACEGSCPVSAISAGEGQYIIDADACIDCGACVDTCPVEAISAE from the coding sequence ATGGCTCATAAAATTTCTAATGCTTGCATCGAATGTGGTGCATGTGAGGGTAGCTGCCCAGTATCTGCTATTTCTGCAGGTGAAGGCCAATACATAATTGATGCTGATGCATGTATCGATTGTGGTGCATGTGTAGATACTTGCCCTGTAGAAGCTATTTCAGCAGAATAA